In Equus quagga isolate Etosha38 chromosome 14, UCLA_HA_Equagga_1.0, whole genome shotgun sequence, the genomic stretch ccaccaaattggagcatgcagacttaaccactatgcaaccaggccagccctggaatGATTTTAATATACAGAAAGAGATGTTGTTTCTGATAGATGAGTTTCCTGAGATAACGCATAGGATCCAGAGCAGACGGAGAAATCAGTTTTAGCTAATAAATAAGGAAGGAGTAAACAGAGATGTCAGAAGGTAAGCACAACGTTCTGGTAGTACGAGACTGAATAAATATGCTCCCAGTAGCCTCATTTGTCTTtgtaaaataagaagtaaaattttttgcTCAGagttggaggaaggagaggggtggCAGATTAGAAATCAGACGCAAGAGTCTTTGGGAAAAGTGCAGTATGAAGTGATTTAAAACATAGTGTAGGATAGCCAGCCATTGTTTGTGAGCCAATTGAGTTCCATGAGCATAAATTTATGCTGATATCATGTATTCTTGGTTGTGATTTTTCTCCAGCAAAATTTGGACTAGCTGCCCTGGTGCAGATTAGAAAGCCTCATTGCTTTCTTTGAAGGACACCTCTGAAGAGAGTGTTAGGAGCTACCTGAGCATGTATCTTTCTTATGACTGTAACACATTGAACTGCAGTGGCTTCTTTACTTGTTTTATCTCCTTCTCAAGACTTTGAATGGAGAAAtctgactttttcatttttataatttcaatatgCAGTGTGGGGCTAGGCCCCAATAAGTAATCAAAAAATCTTTATCTTAACCACTAACAATGCCGTAAATTGTCTTTATGAAtgatttgttgaattttttaGTATTAGAGCTGTTTTTCATTCTTAAGGGAACTGAAGTTTAGATGAGGTTTGCTTCAGGTTATAAAGTTAACAAGAGAGAAATCATGGACTACAATTCAGGTCTTCCAATTATTTGTCCCACTGCTCTGTAGTTTCTTAATTCTGTAGTACTCTCGGAATACTGGGGCTTCTTTTGTCCATGTTGAATTTCTTGTTATgtatctcttttgttttctgtgatttCTGAAATAGCAGACACAACTGAGTGTGCATTCTCATGTAAACATTCCTTCACAACCTTGTTCTGTAATTGTTCAGatttaggctgtttccacatTGACTCAAACCTCTTGGTAAAAATTACCTCCCAGAGAGAGTTGTTAACACTAATTAAAGGATCATTCATTTTAGGGGAGAAAGCAGTCAAATTTGAGTTCTATTTCACTGTGGTAATCTTTTCGATACATATAACTAACTATTATATTGTAGATATGGGGGTATTAGGCCgtaaagtacatatatatatatcagaaatAATTACTAATTATCTAGGAAATTCCACATCTTATTCTTATGTCCAGCTCCCTtaattctgcatttctttttctagatcATCTCTATTGGTCTCCTTGAAAAGTAtcttttttatcataattttactTATAGTCTTAAGCTGACTTTtatctttacttctctttttcttctatttccatttacgaagaaagtgtttttaaatttcagttctcTCCTAAGATCATGTTGTGTTCTGGGAAGCCCAGAACCCTTTTGAGTTGTTGCATCTCCTGACTCTCCTCTCCCAAGGCAGCTCCCTATGCAACTTGTCCTCAAGCCGTGTCCATAATGAGGAGGAGTTTCAGAGTCAAGGAGGAGATAGAATTAATCAAGCAATGCTCATTTCTGCAGTATAACAATTTTGAACCAGTCTTTTTGAAGAGGATATTGATGAATCACACGAATTAATTCGGGAGcaaatgtgaattattttacatatataattattatataaatatatattatacataattattACATACaaacttttcatatatatatctctacatagggttaattttaatatatgtaaataatagttatagatgtatatatatatatagacatctataactattattattagtgTTATCTGCAACCATCCAAAAAatcaaaatgcatttaattattCTGAGAGAGCAGACATACTTCATTTAGTTTTTCAGGCCATGACCCCCAAAATAGGCAGATAATTTTTAACCATCTTTGCCAAAGTCTTCAAAAGACGTACAGATATACAATACAGTTGAGGAGTAGGCCAAAGTCAGCAATTCTCCTGGCCAGGAGGGTTTTATCCTGttgatattctgtttttattgtctACAGATTCTGAACTTTCCTGcttccctgtcttccttcctggaCTATCGTTGGCACTTATTCCAGTCACTGTGGTCTCCTACCTTATAGCTGCCCCTGAAATCTGGGAATATGCTGATAAGGAAAGTATTTACTCCTAGTACTACCTGAATACCTATTTTTGACCCAGATCTCAAGACCTGAACCCTGAATGTGACCTCATTATTGTACTTTGTGATCCTTAGTTTTGTGTCTGTGGTGCATTTGTTTTCCGATACTGTACTAATGCCTGATTTTCTGGAGAGGGTCTTATGGACTCTCATGACTCCCAAATCACACCCTAGGACCAGATTATGACACCAGGGTTAAGTTTAATGATAAAGTACCTGTAGCCTAAGGGTCCCTAGCTGTTGATTTCACTGTTCAATTTGGTGCTATTGTCATTAAATCCTTTGTCTTTGGTGTCCTAAGCATGTGGAAGAAAAATATCACCCATATTAGTGAGTTGATCCTGGTGGGCTTCCCAACTTCCCCTTGGCTGCAGGTCctacttttcctcctcttcctcatcaccTACTTGTTTGTGCTGTTGGAAAACTTGGTCATAATCCTCACTGTATGGGTCACTGGGTCCCTGCACAAGCCCATGTACTATTTTCTGGGGACCATGTCCTTTCTGGAGACCTGGTATATATCTGTCACAGTCCCCAAGATGCTGACTGGGTTTCTACTTCGTCCCAATACCATATCTTTCCTGGGATGTATGACTCAGCTCTATTTCTTCATCTCACTTGCCTGTACTGAATGTGTGCTATTGGCTGCCATGGCCTATGACCGTTATGTGGCTATATGTTTGCCTCTTCGCTATCCAGTCATCATGACCACAGGATTTTGTGTTCAGCTGACCATCAGTTCCTGGGTGAGTGGCTTCACTATCTCCATGGCAAAAGTATATTTTATCTCCCAAGTTGCCTTCTGTGGCAATAATATCTTGAACcattttttctgtgatgtgtCCCCTATCCTCAAACTGGCCTGCACGGACTTTTCCATGGCTGAGTTGGTGGACTTTGCATTAGCCATCATCATCCTTGTGTTTCCTCTCTCAGCCACTGTCCTCTCCTATGTCTTCATTGTCTCTACCATCCTCCACATTCCCTCGGCCACTGGGCAGTGGAAGGCCTTCTCTACCTGTGCCTCTCATCTTACCGTGGTGGTCATCTTCTACACAGCTGTGATCTTCATGTATGTCCGACCTCGGgctattacttcatttaattctaacaaaTTGATCTCAGTCATATATGCAGTCTTTACTCCCATGCTCAATCCTATTATCTACTgcctgaggaacaaggatgtCAAAGATGCCATCAGAAAAACCATGGCAAGTGGCCGATCCCTTTTCTTGAGAGATTCTCTTTGCTGAAGACATCCAGatattccttctcttttcatcATTCGACTTAACCTCAAAAAATACCTTCATTAGGTGAAAGTCTGCAATTGTAAACAAACTGACATAGTACAATAACTTAGAGATAAGGGGCCAGATGTAAAAGAAAATCTCCTTTCCTTcattaaatgtttccttttataaGGCAGTGAGTGAAATAATCAGAACTCTATGGGACATATATTACTAAAagagttataaaataattttatttttttggaagat encodes the following:
- the LOC124225259 gene encoding olfactory receptor 6 produces the protein MWKKNITHISELILVGFPTSPWLQVLLFLLFLITYLFVLLENLVIILTVWVTGSLHKPMYYFLGTMSFLETWYISVTVPKMLTGFLLRPNTISFLGCMTQLYFFISLACTECVLLAAMAYDRYVAICLPLRYPVIMTTGFCVQLTISSWVSGFTISMAKVYFISQVAFCGNNILNHFFCDVSPILKLACTDFSMAELVDFALAIIILVFPLSATVLSYVFIVSTILHIPSATGQWKAFSTCASHLTVVVIFYTAVIFMYVRPRAITSFNSNKLISVIYAVFTPMLNPIIYCLRNKDVKDAIRKTMASGRSLFLRDSLC